A stretch of Sulfitobacter sp. THAF37 DNA encodes these proteins:
- a CDS encoding flavin reductase family protein has translation MELPSSKSFTNAMRALVGNCSVITVGEGADISGLVVTSAISLSAEPPLLLACVNRSSSSWPLLDKYRKFGWSSLGAGHQQIAEDFSGFRGVKGPDRYRQGDWEAAESGALLLKGAPAAFDCEVEEMIDRATHSIVIGRVRAIRECEDAGALVYWNGSFIPMN, from the coding sequence ATGGAGCTTCCATCCTCCAAGTCGTTCACCAACGCGATGCGCGCGTTGGTGGGCAACTGCTCGGTTATCACGGTTGGCGAAGGTGCCGACATCTCCGGCCTGGTGGTCACGTCAGCGATCTCGCTGAGCGCCGAACCGCCGCTCCTGCTTGCCTGTGTCAACCGAAGCTCATCCAGCTGGCCCCTGCTCGACAAGTACCGAAAGTTCGGCTGGTCATCCCTCGGTGCGGGGCACCAGCAGATTGCCGAGGACTTCTCGGGCTTTCGCGGGGTGAAGGGGCCAGACCGATACAGGCAGGGAGACTGGGAGGCTGCTGAAAGCGGTGCTCTGCTCTTGAAAGGTGCACCGGCTGCATTCGATTGTGAGGTCGAGGAGATGATTGATCGCGCGACCCATTCGATCGTGATCGGCAGGGTACGTGCCATTCGGGAATGTGAGGACGCAGGCGCGCTCGTCTATTGGAACGGATCATTCATACCGATGAACTAG
- a CDS encoding DUF1629 domain-containing protein: MQVPSQFILTPSSEPGIFQTEWASPEQADIGLSSEPVALRRVGETRRPRHFMYGPDSSTRLVSSAFVALLEDVDPGVHHFTPVALEMAPGEVNTGGFWLLTCGRQLSALAEESVDHLTPVLDHEGTLISIDAGTWPMLTLRRDVVAEAPFWMQMLLPAFHFCSRSFLREISLRGLEPVATIGCVKFESERFDDFS, from the coding sequence ATGCAGGTACCGTCGCAATTCATTCTCACGCCCTCCAGCGAACCGGGGATATTCCAGACCGAATGGGCCTCGCCCGAGCAGGCGGATATCGGCCTCTCGTCAGAGCCGGTCGCCTTGCGCCGTGTCGGCGAAACGCGCAGGCCCCGGCATTTTATGTATGGACCCGACAGTAGCACCCGGCTGGTCAGCAGTGCCTTCGTCGCGCTGCTCGAAGATGTCGATCCGGGGGTGCATCACTTTACCCCCGTGGCGCTTGAGATGGCCCCGGGCGAAGTGAATACCGGCGGCTTCTGGCTTTTGACCTGCGGGCGGCAGCTGTCCGCCCTTGCTGAGGAAAGCGTCGACCATCTGACACCGGTGCTGGATCACGAGGGCACGTTGATAAGCATCGACGCGGGGACTTGGCCGATGCTGACCCTGCGGCGTGACGTGGTGGCAGAGGCGCCCTTCTGGATGCAGATGCTGCTGCCCGCCTTCCATTTCTGTTCGCGCAGCTTCCTGCGGGAGATTTCGCTGCGCGGTCTTGAGCCGGTCGCGACGATCGGCTGTGTCAAATTTGAGAGTGAGAGATTCGATGACTTCAGCTGA